From one Lolium rigidum isolate FL_2022 chromosome 4, APGP_CSIRO_Lrig_0.1, whole genome shotgun sequence genomic stretch:
- the LOC124708806 gene encoding expansin-B9-like encodes MGSLSYVLAVAVLAALVTGGACISKVPPGPNITTKYDTRWLPAKATWYGKPTGAGPKDNGGACGIKDVNLPPYLGMTACGNIPIFKDGKGCGSCYEVKCQKPVPCADKPITIFVTDKNYEPIAPYHFDLSGHAFGLMALPGKDQALRSVGELELQFRRVRCKYPPGTKITFHVEKGSNPNYLAILVKFVSDDGDIIQVDIQEKQSPAWKPMTESWGAVWRWDGAIPIKGPFSLRLTSESGKKLVAQDVIPAAWKADTVYTSNIQF; translated from the exons ATGGGTTCCCTCTCCTACGTCCTCGCCGTTGCCGTCCTGGCGGCGCTGGTCACCGGCGGCGCGTGCATCTCCAAGGTACCGCCGGGCCCCAACATCACAACCAAATACGACACCAGGTGGCTCCCCGCCAAGGCCACCTGGTACGGCAAGCCCACGGGCGCAGGACCCAAAGACAATG GAGGCGCGTGCGGGATCAAGGACGTGAACCTGCCTCCCTACCTTGGCATGACGGCCTGCGGCAACATCCCCATCTTCAAGGACGGCAAGGGATGCGGCTCCTGCTACGAG GTCAAGTGTCAGAAGCCAGTGCCGTGCGCCGACAAGCCGATCACGATCTTCGTCACGGACAAGAACTACGAGCCCATCGCGCCCTACCACTTCGACCTCTCCGGCCATGCCTTCGGCCTCATGGCGTTGCCCGGGAAGGACCAGGCGCTCCGGTCCGTCGGAGAGCTCGAGCTGCAGTTCAGGAGGGTGCGCTGCAAGTACCCGCCCGGCACCAAGATCACCTTCCACGTCGAGAAGGGATCCAACCCCAACTACCTCGCCATACTCGTCAAGTTCGTCTCTGACGACGGCGACATTATCCAGGTGGACATCCAGGAGAAGCAGTCGCCGGCGTGGAAGCCCATGACGGAGTCGTGGGGCGCCGTCTGGAGATGGGATGGCGCCATCCCGATCAAGGGGCCCTTCTCGCTCCGCCTCACCAGCGAGTCTGGCAAGAAGCTCGTCGCCCAAGACGTCATCCCGGCAGCCTGGAAGGCCGACACTGTCTACACCTCAAACATCCAGTTCTAG